The Vicinamibacteria bacterium sequence GGCTGGCCCTCCTCGGGCAGGCCCCGGACAAGGATGAAGTGGCCCGCGGCATCGGCAACCCCGGACGCCATAAGGGCTGCGCGCCCGAGGGAGACGAGCCGCAGGAGCTGGTCGGGCGGGTTCTGGTACCAGCGAGTCATGCTCAGAATGCCGCTTGGGCTGAGGCGGCTGAGGTAGTCCCGGAAGGCCTCCTCGGTATAGAGGTTGTTCTCGGCGAGGGCAAAGGCGCCGGCGGAAGTGGCCGCCCACGTATCCACCATGGTCCCAAGGATCAGATCGTACTTTTCCGGCGAGCGCCGGATGAAGCTCCGTGCTTCGTCCACCACCAGTTTCACCCCCGGCTGCTCGTAGAGTCGGCCCGAGAAGCTCCGGAAGGGCTCCGCCGACACTACGTCCCGCGCTACCAGGGGGTTCACCTCAACGGCCGTAACCTCCCGTGCACCGAAGAGGCGGGCGATGATCACGTCCACCCCCCCTCCCGGTCCGATCACCAGCACCTTGTCCCGCCCTCCCAGGTGGTAGGCCAGGGAGTCGATGCGGTTCCCTTGCCGGGCATGACGCTGGCTGTCTGCGGCGTCGCGGTACAAGAGGGTCCCGGCGTCGGCATCGATGAGGATCAGCAGGCGGTCGCTGTCGCCGCTGCCGGCCACGGTGACCCGGGAGAAGGAGTTCCACTTCGAAAAGAGGAGGCCGGTCTCGGGGAGGCCCTTGGCTTCCCGGAGGCGGATCCAGTGGTACGTATGGTTTCCGACCAGGAGGGCCAAAGTCCCGGCCGCCACCACCGCCACCGAGATGCGAGCCCCGCGACCCGCGTCCGGGCCCGCGAACACGACGCCGGCAAGCCCGGCCAGAGCCGCGACCAACAGGACCGCATCCACCGCCCCCAGCACCTCGAGCGCGGGCACGAGGAGCAGGCAGCCCGCGGCCGCGCCGGCTAGGTCGCAGGCGTAGATCCGGCTCGCTTCGGGGGCCCACACCGTGAGGGCGAGCGTGATCGTGCAACCCGAGAAGAAGAAGGCCAAAGCGGCCGCTCCGTAGATCGCGGCCAGCGGCGGGACCGTCTGCGGGCCCGGGCTCGCGGGCGGGATGGGGTTGGCCAGGACCACGAGCAGTGCGGCCACGGTCGCGGCCGCGAAGAGCGCCGCGAAGAGGGCGAGGGCTCGGCTGGGGACGGGGGGCCGGAACCGCATCGCGTAGAGTGCGACTCCGCTCGCCCCCGAGCCGAACAGAGCCAGGGACACGGCCAGAAAGGCAAAGTGGTAGAACATGGTGGCCGAGAAGAGGCGGGTGAGGGTCAGCTCGAGCAGGAGGGTGGCGAGGCTGGTGAGGATCACCCCGGCCAGGGCACGACGCGAGCTCATGCGAGACCCAGAAAGGCTCGCATGCGGTCGAGCCCTGCCTCGAGGTCGCGCTTGAGGCCGCGATCGCGCGGTGGGTGCGATTCGACATGACCGAACCGGGGCCAAAGCCGACCGTTCTTGACGAAGAGCTTGCCCCCGCCGATGTCTGCCGCGAGCTCGTCACGAAGCCGTTGGCGACGAAGAAGCCCTCCTCGATGCCCAGCTTCGCGTGGCGCCGTTCGAGGCCCCCCGCTTGGTAGCCCTTGACGCGATGGCGCAGGGTAAGGTCCTGAGCGGGCGCGGGAGCGCGGATCGGATCGGGCTGGACAAAGCCCAGCCGGGGCGGGGCGCGTTTCAGCGCTGGGCTCGAAGACGCTCTGGGCGACGGCAAAGCGCCAGAGGTGCTCAAAGAGGATTGGATTTCGCCTGGACATATCGGTCGAGGCCGAAAGCGGAGGCGCCCCGGGGACCCTGCTCAAGCGCTCCCGCCAAATGACGTCGGGTCTTTTCTTAAGCGGCGTTCTTGATCCCGATCTGGTCCTAAAGCGTTCAGGCGCTTATGATGGTTACGGAGCTGGAGTTGTAGCCGGCGGGAATGTCCATGGTGAATCGTTCGCCACAATTGGGACAATACAGTACGACAAGCACCGGGCCGTCGCTTCCATTGGGATCCGCGATCACGATGAATGCAGCCTTGCATTTCTTGCAATAGTCCGACTTCTGCATCAGCGACTCCTTCTGGGCGCCTTTAAGAGCGACGGTGCCGAGAGCCCCACCGCGGCTGCATCTCGCCTGCCTGGTCTTGGCCTGGCCGACATCTGGGCTCGTCCGGCCTCGTTGTTGCCTCGCTACAGCCGGAGAGCGAGGTTCACTGTCGTCAGGGCTCTCACCATGGCGGCCCTCTCCAAGAGGGCCCTAGAGTATCGCAATCGCCGAGCTCAGAGGGGAGGCTCATCGTTTAGCGCGGCGTCGCGAGGGACCGTTAGTCGAGCGTATTAGAACCACTATCCTTGGAACCACTAACCGCGCAAGCTGAGCGCGCCGCCAGTCGAGACGGTCACGGACCGCGCTTTGTCTCCGCCGGGTTAGACGCGGGCAGGCGGGACCCAGACGCAGAATGCCCTAGGGGGCACGGGAGCGAACGCAGTACAGGCGGAAGCGGTCAGCTCGGCGATCAGGTTACAACCTGTGTCGGCGGCGAAGGCACGCCGTAGTGCTCAGGATAGCGAGCCATCGCCGGCTCGTAGAGCGACTGCAACCTCGCCAGGTCCGATTCCATGTCCCCGCTCGGATCCAACGCCGGGTGGAGACGCACAGTACGCGTCCGGTAGTCGAGCGCCACTGGCCAAATGGGCACCCCCGCCCCGACCGCGATGCGATAGAAGCCGGTCTTCCATCGTTCCACGCGCTTCCGGGTCCCCTCGGGCGCGAGGGCGAGGACCGTCGGCTCGCCCTCACGGAGCGACGACACTGCCTGCTCAACCACGCCGTCGGGGGTAGCCCGATCAACGGGGAGACCGCCCATCCACCTGAGGAAGGTACCGAGCGGAGGCCGGAAGAGCGTGTCCTTAGCCAGGAAGCGGCCGCGCAAACCCAGCGCCAGAAGAGCGGCGAGGCCCACCACGAAGTCCCGGTTCGACGTGTGAGGCGCCACGATTGCCACGCAGCGCGGGACATTCGGAACCTCACCCTCGAGGCGCCAGCCAATGCCCCGGAGGGCGAGACGGCCGACGCCGCGCGAGAAGGCGTTGCCTCGCCGCGGCACGGAGGGCCCGATGGGCGGAAGCATCAAGTCTGGCAGCCCGGGTCAGGCACAGATGGCCGAACAGTACACCAAGAACAGTTGCTGGCCGTGCGGCTCATCCCGGATACCTATGATTTGTTCGAGTTGAAGACTCGCTCAGAACCACGTTTCCTGGCCGTGGGGAAGATCCTGACAGGGGCAACGTTCGCGCATTTGGCAGCCATAGACCGGGCGTTCTTGGCCTCGCCCGACCCACCCGGCACCAGCTAGAAACCGAGCTGCCGGGCGATCTCGACAACTTGGTGCGGCGACCAGGCCACGTAGTCGGGCTGTTGTGTCCAGGCGCCGGGACCGGCATGACCACCGAAGCAAGCGGCCACGCTCACCACCTCGACCGCGAGACCACTCGCGGCAAGGGCTTGCTGTGCGTTGCGAGCACATCGAACATCGGTCTCGTGGTCCCCGACGTAGAGGGCGCGACCGGGGGCGAGCTCGTTGAGCTGCTTCAGACAAGCAAGTAGCCCGTCGGGCTCCGGCTTCTGGCGCTTTATGTCCACCTCGTCGTAGCCCACGATCACCCGGAAGTGCTCAGCCAGCCGTGCGCCGGCGAGAGTGCGTGCGATCTGGTCGCGGGCGTTCTGGGACACGATTCCGTGCTTTGCCTGGCGCAGCCCTACCAGGACCTCGCCGATGCCCTCGAAGATCTCGGTCGGTGTATCGTCCTTGAGCTGGTACGCCGCCCACAGGCGGCCGAGCCGGTCGGTTTCGT is a genomic window containing:
- a CDS encoding lysophospholipid acyltransferase family protein, which codes for MLPPIGPSVPRRGNAFSRGVGRLALRGIGWRLEGEVPNVPRCVAIVAPHTSNRDFVVGLAALLALGLRGRFLAKDTLFRPPLGTFLRWMGGLPVDRATPDGVVEQAVSSLREGEPTVLALAPEGTRKRVERWKTGFYRIAVGAGVPIWPVALDYRTRTVRLHPALDPSGDMESDLARLQSLYEPAMARYPEHYGVPSPPTQVVT
- a CDS encoding HAD-IA family hydrolase, which produces MTTPTAIIWDFDGTLADTRRRNYNVVRRLIAETTGRALDSIPALASPEIYDQVNRRYFNWRELYAQEFGFNEDETDRLGRLWAAYQLKDDTPTEIFEGIGEVLVGLRQAKHGIVSQNARDQIARTLAGARLAEHFRVIVGYDEVDIKRQKPEPDGLLACLKQLNELAPGRALYVGDHETDVRCARNAQQALAASGLAVEVVSVAACFGGHAGPGAWTQQPDYVAWSPHQVVEIARQLGF